Proteins from a single region of Puntigrus tetrazona isolate hp1 chromosome 2, ASM1883169v1, whole genome shotgun sequence:
- the LOC122354646 gene encoding probable G-protein coupled receptor 148, which produces MWMCGTGREAVYVLHSSSVNRGAVVLQPNAFSRTPNMTNSFIFNISVDWYNITESRRMDLFLIPTVLLTSVTLLVNPVLSLCIMFFPTLRQETRYLLLANMLFADMLFLVINLSMVSCNSVGLHMPHWLCEFMMVSMVMTYSTSVLTITLMVVDTYVAVRWPLRYKEILPPSRARKIIMSLWVMAAVCPISLLVMFEAVMGSDNQSRPVCLMLIALHSLEKKKVGVHLYFIIAIILCTVLIVYCYIHLYIITKTSGIWRSRYSRARMTLLAHTLLLMMYFVPALVFAVELALLKEESVDVVGVWINLVNMCMLMLLPRCCTPYLYLLRYHEIYETVQQVFWKKRHHSQRSAA; this is translated from the coding sequence GTAGAGAAGCCGTATATGTGCTCCACAGTTCCTCAGTAAACAGAGGGGCTGTTGTTCTTCAGCCTAACGCTTTCTCTCGAACTCCAAATATGACtaactcttttatttttaacatctctGTGGATTGGTACAACATAACAGAGAGCAGACGCATGGATCTGTTCCTCATCCCTACGGTTCTGCTGACCTCTGTCACACTGCTGGTCAACCCTGTTCTGTCCCTCTGCATAATGTTTTTTCCTACGCTACGTCAAGAAACCCGCTACCTGCTCCTTGCTAACATGCTTTTCGCCGATATGCTCTTCCTCGTCATAAATCTCTCCATGGTCTCCTGCAACTCCGTGGGCCTGCACATGCCCCACTGGCTGTGTGAGTTTATGATGGTGAGCATGGTGATGACATACAGCACCTCTGTGCTCACTATCACACTGATGGTCGTCGACACGTACGTGGCGGTACGTTGGCCGTTACGTTACAAAGAGATTCTCCCGCCGTCTCGGGCCAGGAAGATAATCATGAGCTTATGGGTAATGGCCGCAGTGTGTCCCATCTCTTTGCTAGTGATGTTTGAGGCGGTGATGGGCAGTGACAATCAGAGCCGTCCAGTCTGTTTGATGTTGATTGCGTTGCACTCATTGGAAAAGAAGAAGGTTGGTGTTCATTTGTACTTCATCATTGCCATCATCCTCTGCACTGTTCTCATTGTGTACTGTTATATCCATCTCTACATCATCACTAAAACGTCTGGGATATGGCGTAGTCGGTACTCCCGGGCGCGTATGACGCTTCTGGCGCACACTCTGCTGCTCATGATGTACTTCGTACCCGCGTTGGTCTTTGCCGTGGAGCTGGctcttttaaaagaagaaagcgTAGATGTCGTGGGAGTGTGGATTAACTTGGTTAACATGTGCATGTTGATGTTGCTGCCACGCTGTTGCACTCCTTACCTGTACCTCCTGCGCTATCACGAGATTTACGAGACCGTCCAGCAGGTGTTTTGGAAGAAGCGACACCACAGCCAGAGGAGTGCGGCCTAG